One genomic window of Xanthobacter dioxanivorans includes the following:
- a CDS encoding ABC transporter ATP-binding protein has product MMLRVSNINSFYGAAHILHDLSITMGAGETVALLGRNGAGKSTLMKSIIGIVTPRSGAVSFKGEEIAGLEPFAVARRGIGFVPEDRRIFVSLSVAENLEVGRRSARSSQAGWTPERLYEVFPNLAEMRGRQAGHMSGGEQQMLTIARTLMGNPELILLDEPSEGLAPKIVEQMADAILRLGRTGMTVLISEQNMHFAGLVSERAYVIEKGQIKFSGTMQELMGDEDIRRNYLAL; this is encoded by the coding sequence CTGATGCTGCGGGTATCGAACATCAACAGCTTCTATGGCGCGGCCCATATCCTCCACGACCTCTCCATCACCATGGGGGCCGGGGAGACGGTAGCGCTGCTCGGCCGCAATGGCGCGGGCAAGTCGACGCTGATGAAGTCCATCATCGGCATCGTGACGCCGCGCAGCGGGGCGGTGAGCTTCAAGGGGGAGGAGATCGCCGGCCTCGAACCCTTTGCGGTGGCGCGCCGGGGCATCGGCTTCGTGCCGGAGGACCGCCGTATCTTCGTCAGTCTCTCGGTGGCGGAGAACCTGGAGGTCGGCCGCCGCTCCGCGCGGAGCAGTCAGGCGGGCTGGACGCCAGAGCGGCTCTACGAGGTCTTTCCCAACCTCGCCGAGATGCGCGGCCGTCAGGCCGGCCACATGAGTGGCGGCGAGCAGCAGATGCTCACCATTGCCCGCACCCTCATGGGCAATCCCGAATTGATCCTGCTCGACGAGCCGTCCGAGGGCCTCGCCCCCAAGATCGTCGAGCAGATGGCGGATGCCATCCTACGCCTCGGCAGGACCGGCATGACGGTTCTGATCTCCGAGCAGAACATGCACTTTGCCGGCCTCGTCTCCGAGCGGGCCTATGTGATCGAGAAGGGACAGATCAAGTTCTCGGGCACCATGCAAGAGCTCATGGGCGACGAGGACATCCGCCGCAACTATCTGGCCCTGTAG
- a CDS encoding hydantoinase B/oxoprolinase family protein: MKHVETVIDPVTLSVIQNGLQQVCNEMDLAFVRTAFSPVIAEGLDRSDGIYARGTGDLIAQGELGLPVFVGTMQFSTRAVIERARSIDEGDIFILNDPYMGGTHLMDVKFVEPFFYKGELFAWLANTGHWPDTGGMVPGGFSAHATEVEQEGLRLPPVKLFKKGVLDEEILSIILSNIRVAQQRIGDIKAQAAALAIGKARLTALLDRYGREVVDSAIKQLRTRAAQQMRAKIETIPDGVYTATTIVDSDGVVDAPLEINLAITKSINGLSFDLGGSSKPCRGPMNSVIATTKSSIYLAMKHLFPEVPINAGTFDPLDIAVPEGTFLDARYPSPVSGCAAEVSQRIAEAVFMALAPALPERAFGAPAGTSGNLAIGGFDPETGRNYVMYVVTGGGYGGSAGHDGISNGCSTIGIAKTPPLEILEQRFPVLFEEFALAEGTAGGGTHRGGFGVRYKVKLRRGEARASFVMDHGRVGPPGVFGGESGLPNSIEIVQNGVSTTPPHLSKDQDVALKPGDYLLVRTPGGGGYGPASARSAGLVAQDLARGYGCGAKRED; the protein is encoded by the coding sequence GTGAAGCACGTAGAGACCGTCATCGACCCTGTCACCCTCTCGGTCATCCAGAACGGGCTGCAGCAGGTCTGCAACGAGATGGACCTCGCCTTCGTGCGCACCGCCTTCAGCCCGGTGATCGCCGAGGGACTCGACCGCTCCGACGGCATTTATGCCCGTGGCACAGGCGACCTGATCGCCCAGGGCGAGCTGGGTCTGCCGGTCTTCGTCGGCACCATGCAATTTTCCACGCGGGCGGTGATCGAGCGCGCGCGGAGCATCGATGAAGGCGATATCTTCATCCTCAACGACCCCTATATGGGCGGCACCCACCTGATGGACGTAAAGTTCGTCGAGCCGTTCTTCTACAAGGGTGAGCTCTTCGCCTGGCTGGCCAATACCGGACACTGGCCGGACACCGGCGGCATGGTGCCCGGCGGCTTTTCCGCCCATGCGACGGAAGTGGAGCAGGAGGGCCTGCGCCTGCCGCCGGTCAAGCTGTTCAAGAAGGGCGTGCTGGACGAGGAGATCCTCTCCATCATCCTCTCCAACATCCGCGTGGCGCAGCAGCGCATCGGCGACATCAAGGCCCAAGCCGCAGCGCTCGCCATCGGCAAAGCGCGCCTGACTGCCCTGCTCGACCGGTATGGCCGCGAGGTGGTGGACAGCGCCATCAAGCAGTTGCGTACCCGCGCCGCGCAGCAGATGCGGGCCAAGATCGAGACCATTCCCGATGGCGTCTACACGGCGACCACCATCGTCGATTCCGATGGTGTGGTGGACGCGCCGCTCGAGATCAACCTCGCCATCACCAAATCAATCAACGGCCTCAGCTTCGACCTCGGCGGCTCCTCCAAGCCCTGCCGCGGGCCCATGAACAGCGTCATCGCCACCACCAAATCCTCCATCTATCTCGCCATGAAGCACCTCTTCCCCGAGGTGCCGATTAATGCCGGTACGTTCGACCCGCTCGACATCGCCGTGCCCGAGGGCACGTTCCTGGATGCCCGCTACCCCTCCCCGGTGTCCGGCTGTGCGGCGGAGGTGAGCCAGCGCATCGCGGAGGCCGTCTTCATGGCGCTCGCCCCGGCCCTGCCGGAGCGTGCCTTCGGTGCGCCGGCTGGCACCAGCGGCAATCTCGCCATCGGGGGGTTCGATCCAGAAACGGGCCGGAACTACGTGATGTATGTCGTCACCGGAGGGGGCTATGGCGGCTCGGCCGGGCATGATGGAATCTCCAACGGCTGCTCCACCATCGGCATCGCCAAGACCCCGCCCCTGGAGATCCTGGAGCAGCGCTTTCCCGTGCTGTTCGAGGAGTTCGCCCTCGCCGAGGGTACGGCGGGCGGCGGCACCCATCGCGGCGGCTTCGGCGTGCGCTACAAAGTTAAGCTTCGGCGCGGTGAGGCCCGCGCCTCCTTCGTCATGGACCACGGCCGCGTCGGCCCGCCCGGCGTGTTCGGCGGAGAGAGCGGGCTGCCGAACAGCATCGAGATCGTGCAGAACGGCGTTTCAACCACGCCGCCGCACCTGTCCAAGGATCAGGACGTGGCCCTGAAGCCCGGCGACTATCTTCTCGTCCGCACGCCCGGTGGCGGCGGTTATGGGCCGGCCAGCGCGCGCAGCGCCGGTCTCGTGGCGCAGGATCTGGCGCGCGGCTACGGCTGCGGAGCGAAGCGCGAGGACTGA
- a CDS encoding GntR family transcriptional regulator, whose product MSTAGSAKLIDEIVERIRAKIISGEFAPGDRLKQEVLAEEFSVSRTPIREALSRLEAQGIIVQEQRRSAVVSKPSSRDIGEMYQIRAELEGLAAQLAARWITDDELGELRRAHDKFVSAVTALGDGRRAKTGVDRDLREQLAASWIETNAEFHSTIARASKNRNLERMLREIRSGYTRGIMSSSAGGMDRFRMEANIRHHEAILSAMERRDPIRSRKMMVEHILESGQFIAAWFESS is encoded by the coding sequence ATGTCGACCGCCGGCTCGGCAAAGCTGATCGACGAGATTGTCGAGAGAATTCGCGCCAAGATCATCTCCGGCGAGTTTGCGCCTGGCGACCGTCTCAAGCAGGAAGTGCTCGCCGAGGAGTTCTCCGTCAGCCGCACGCCGATCCGCGAGGCGTTGTCCCGGCTCGAGGCTCAGGGCATCATCGTGCAGGAGCAGCGCCGCAGCGCTGTGGTCTCCAAGCCCTCCTCCCGCGACATCGGCGAGATGTACCAGATCCGTGCCGAGCTCGAAGGTCTCGCGGCGCAACTTGCCGCGCGCTGGATCACCGACGACGAACTCGGCGAGCTACGCAGAGCGCACGACAAGTTCGTCAGCGCGGTGACCGCGCTCGGCGACGGCAGGCGGGCCAAGACCGGCGTCGACCGGGACCTGCGCGAGCAACTCGCGGCTTCCTGGATCGAGACCAATGCGGAGTTCCACTCCACCATAGCGCGCGCATCCAAGAATCGGAACCTGGAACGGATGCTTCGCGAGATCCGCTCCGGCTACACCCGCGGAATCATGTCGAGTTCGGCTGGCGGGATGGACCGCTTTCGGATGGAAGCGAACATCCGCCACCACGAGGCCATCCTCTCTGCCATGGAACGGCGAGACCCAATCCGCTCTCGCAAGATGATGGTCGAGCACATCCTCGAGTCTGGCCAGTTCATCGCCGCCTGGTTCGAAAGCTCTTGA
- a CDS encoding hydantoinase/oxoprolinase family protein — protein sequence MAIVGCDVGGTFTDLMALDPRTGDIKLAKVPSTTDNQARGVLEALAAVGSDASAVDLFIHGTTVTTNALLERKLARCGLITTRGFRDILELGRRTRPTPYGLTGTFVPIIPRDLRLEVTERMDAQGQAVTPLDATDVEAAARELLAQGVEAVVIHFLHSYANPAHERRAAEIVRALWPNSYVTVGHEIVAEQREYERGVTAAVNGSIQPVLSRYVRRLREGLAERGLARDLLVMQGNGGTASAEVVAQTPVQTVMSGPASGVIAASYLAHAAGRLNVVTYDMGGTSTDVALIRDGQPLVSAEIELEYAMPLHIPMVDVHTVGAGGGSIASVNEAGLLLVGPQSAGAYPGPICFGRGGNRITITDANLLLGRLDKERLLAVNETVSLETIRSLMEEQIARPLGLSVEAAAEAVVRVANDRMAGAVRMVTLARGLDPRDFCLIAFGGAGPLHAAALARELAIPEVLVPPRPGLTNALGCLVADLRQDVVRTINCPLDRLADGGIAEILEGQIAQARVVLGSQEGIIERYRVLHSADMQFAGQSHVLSVALPAVDIGRDALRDLFRHAYFDRFQVDLPEIEPVLVSLRTAVIGERAPLPISAFLPKAPAARTEEAIGGHRRVWFDGGFFDTPVYRREMLPIGAVIDGPAILAQLDTTIVIEPQDSGRVDECGNIIISLARALQ from the coding sequence ATGGCGATCGTCGGTTGCGACGTAGGCGGTACCTTCACGGATCTGATGGCCCTCGATCCGCGGACGGGCGACATTAAGCTGGCGAAGGTGCCCTCCACCACGGACAATCAGGCGCGCGGCGTGCTGGAAGCACTCGCGGCGGTGGGTTCGGACGCAAGCGCGGTGGACCTCTTCATCCACGGCACCACGGTCACGACCAATGCCCTGCTGGAGCGCAAGCTCGCGCGCTGCGGACTGATCACCACCCGCGGCTTCCGCGACATCCTGGAGCTCGGCCGGCGTACGCGCCCCACCCCTTATGGCCTGACGGGAACGTTCGTGCCCATCATCCCGCGCGATCTTCGGCTCGAAGTAACCGAGCGCATGGACGCCCAGGGCCAGGCGGTCACGCCCCTCGACGCCACGGATGTGGAGGCCGCTGCGCGGGAGCTGCTGGCACAAGGCGTGGAGGCGGTGGTCATCCATTTCCTGCATTCCTACGCCAATCCCGCCCACGAGCGGCGGGCCGCTGAAATCGTGCGCGCCCTCTGGCCGAACTCCTATGTCACCGTGGGCCATGAAATCGTCGCCGAGCAGCGCGAGTACGAGCGCGGGGTTACTGCGGCCGTCAATGGGTCCATCCAGCCCGTCCTGAGCCGCTATGTACGCCGCCTCCGCGAAGGCCTCGCCGAGCGGGGGCTCGCGCGCGACCTGCTGGTGATGCAGGGCAACGGCGGCACGGCCTCGGCGGAGGTGGTGGCGCAGACGCCGGTGCAGACGGTGATGTCCGGCCCGGCCTCTGGCGTCATCGCGGCGTCCTATCTTGCACACGCGGCCGGCCGGCTGAACGTGGTCACCTACGACATGGGCGGCACGTCCACCGACGTCGCCCTGATCCGCGACGGGCAGCCGTTGGTCTCGGCGGAGATCGAGCTCGAATACGCTATGCCGCTCCACATCCCCATGGTGGACGTGCACACGGTGGGTGCCGGGGGCGGCTCCATCGCCTCGGTAAACGAGGCCGGGCTGCTCCTCGTCGGGCCGCAGAGCGCCGGGGCCTATCCCGGGCCGATCTGCTTCGGGCGCGGCGGCAACCGCATCACCATCACCGATGCCAATCTTCTGCTCGGCCGGCTCGACAAGGAACGTCTGCTGGCCGTGAACGAGACCGTCTCGCTGGAAACCATCCGAAGCCTGATGGAGGAGCAGATCGCCCGCCCCCTCGGCCTGTCGGTTGAAGCGGCGGCGGAGGCCGTGGTGCGCGTCGCTAACGACCGGATGGCCGGCGCGGTGCGAATGGTGACGCTGGCGCGCGGGCTCGATCCCCGCGACTTCTGCCTGATCGCCTTCGGCGGCGCAGGCCCCCTGCATGCCGCGGCGCTCGCCCGCGAACTCGCGATCCCCGAAGTGCTTGTTCCGCCGCGGCCGGGGCTGACCAATGCCCTCGGCTGCCTCGTGGCCGACCTGCGGCAAGATGTGGTGCGCACCATCAATTGCCCGCTGGATCGGCTCGCGGATGGCGGCATCGCGGAAATCCTCGAAGGCCAGATCGCGCAGGCGCGGGTCGTCCTCGGATCCCAGGAAGGGATCATCGAGCGCTACCGGGTGCTGCACAGCGCCGACATGCAGTTCGCCGGCCAGAGCCACGTGCTGAGTGTCGCATTGCCCGCCGTAGACATCGGCCGCGACGCGCTGCGCGACCTGTTCCGTCATGCTTATTTCGATCGCTTCCAGGTGGATCTGCCGGAAATCGAGCCCGTCCTCGTCAGCCTGCGGACGGCCGTGATCGGCGAGCGCGCGCCGCTGCCCATCTCCGCCTTCCTGCCCAAGGCGCCGGCGGCGCGGACAGAGGAGGCCATCGGCGGGCATCGGCGGGTCTGGTTCGATGGCGGCTTCTTCGACACGCCGGTTTACCGGCGCGAGATGCTGCCCATCGGCGCAGTCATCGACGGGCCGGCGATCCTGGCCCAGCTCGACACCACAATCGTCATCGAGCCGCAGGACAGCGGCCGGGTGGACGAGTGCGGCAACATCATTATCTCGCTGGCGAGGGCGCTTCAGTGA
- a CDS encoding tyrosine-type recombinase/integrase, with product MKLSDGGGLQLLVTPTGGKLWRLAYRFDGKQKQLALGAYPAVGLADARKARDAAKATLAAGVDPSEKAKVDRAARKVATANTFGVIADELIDKMGRERKAVRTIAKVTWLLSIARPDLGQRPIADITAAEVLRVLKAVDERGSHETAKRLRATIGGVFRYAIATTRAENDPIASRRVKMRE from the coding sequence GTGAAACTGTCGGATGGCGGCGGCCTTCAGCTGTTGGTCACGCCGACGGGCGGGAAGCTCTGGCGGCTCGCTTACCGGTTCGATGGCAAGCAAAAGCAGCTGGCCCTAGGTGCCTATCCCGCCGTGGGTCTGGCGGACGCTCGAAAGGCGCGCGATGCGGCCAAGGCCACCTTGGCGGCGGGTGTCGACCCGAGCGAGAAGGCCAAGGTCGATCGAGCCGCCCGGAAGGTCGCAACGGCAAACACCTTCGGCGTCATCGCCGACGAGCTCATCGACAAGATGGGGCGCGAGCGCAAAGCGGTCCGGACGATCGCCAAGGTGACATGGTTGCTTAGCATCGCGCGTCCCGACCTCGGACAGCGACCCATCGCCGACATCACCGCGGCAGAGGTGCTGAGGGTCCTCAAGGCGGTCGATGAACGAGGAAGCCACGAGACAGCAAAGCGCCTGCGCGCGACGATCGGAGGTGTCTTCCGATACGCTATTGCCACGACGCGTGCCGAGAATGATCCAATCGCTTCGAGGCGGGTCAAGATGCGAGAATGA
- a CDS encoding molybdopterin-containing oxidoreductase family protein, with the protein MKKLVYTSCTLDCPDGCGVVAHVEDGKVVKLDGYADHAFTRGYLCGKTYRYPSRVYSPERQIHPLRRKDGRGSPWVRITWDEALDLVAERISGFIKESGPLCILHYQRTGSWGSTKLLNRRFWNLLGGATTTRGSLCSGAARAGQAMDFGLRTGHDPSDLLNSRLVLLWGRNPMATNLHVVPILKEVRAAGGKVVLVDPVRSESASFCDGHVQPVVARDAELAMAMARVILDEGLEDREFLARHTHGFEAFVALIRSRSLPELCAACGLDEPTVRDLAVQYATAKPASILLGWGLNKYQHSAEIFRCVDALAAICGYVGVPGGGATHGFVQQRHFDKAVEGFGLATHHRALSEPMLGRALLDACDPPVRMMFVNGGNPVNQSPNSNLVARAFDTLEFTVVVDAFLTDTTDYADVFLPTTTFLEEEDVLVSWGHNIIGGVNAAIPPVGEARSDLWIYQQLADRLGIGAGMAGTPREWLRRILAPLEARGVSVDEVMEHPVPCPIAPQVPFADHVFPTSSGKFEFIGRLEHEPRELEGFPLVLVTNFAKTWLLSQMLEREHPARAFVRIGLETAQEFGITDKQEAVIRSPVGQLVVEVRVDPKVGRGMVVMPVGTWMKRGGGANVLTEDIVSNFGEMAAYGETRVMLEPLPGAPAVSDATPAIAREPAE; encoded by the coding sequence GTGAAGAAGCTCGTGTACACGTCGTGCACCCTGGATTGCCCAGATGGCTGCGGCGTCGTTGCCCATGTGGAGGACGGCAAGGTCGTCAAACTGGACGGCTATGCCGATCACGCGTTCACGCGCGGCTATCTTTGCGGCAAGACCTACCGATATCCGTCACGCGTCTACAGCCCCGAACGCCAGATCCATCCGCTTCGGCGCAAGGATGGGCGCGGAAGCCCCTGGGTGCGCATCACCTGGGACGAAGCTCTCGATCTCGTGGCGGAGCGCATCTCGGGATTCATCAAGGAGAGCGGTCCGCTCTGTATCCTGCACTATCAGCGCACCGGGTCGTGGGGCTCCACCAAGCTTCTGAACAGGCGGTTCTGGAATCTCCTCGGCGGCGCCACCACAACGCGCGGCTCGCTATGCAGTGGCGCGGCCCGCGCCGGCCAGGCGATGGATTTCGGCCTGCGTACGGGGCATGACCCATCCGACCTCCTCAACAGCCGGCTCGTCCTGCTGTGGGGCCGCAATCCGATGGCTACGAACCTCCATGTGGTGCCGATCCTCAAGGAGGTCCGCGCGGCCGGAGGCAAGGTTGTACTGGTTGATCCGGTGCGCAGCGAGTCGGCGAGCTTCTGCGATGGCCACGTCCAGCCGGTGGTGGCCCGCGACGCCGAGCTCGCCATGGCGATGGCGCGTGTGATCCTCGACGAGGGGCTGGAAGACCGGGAATTTCTCGCCCGCCACACCCACGGCTTCGAGGCCTTTGTCGCGCTTATCCGCAGCCGCAGCCTACCGGAGCTGTGCGCCGCCTGCGGGCTCGACGAGCCGACCGTGCGCGATCTCGCCGTCCAGTACGCCACGGCGAAGCCGGCATCGATCCTGCTCGGCTGGGGACTCAACAAGTACCAGCACAGCGCGGAGATCTTCCGTTGCGTCGACGCGCTCGCCGCCATCTGCGGATATGTGGGCGTGCCGGGCGGCGGCGCGACCCACGGCTTCGTGCAGCAGCGCCACTTCGACAAGGCGGTGGAAGGCTTCGGCCTCGCCACGCACCACCGCGCGCTGTCCGAGCCGATGCTCGGTCGGGCGCTCCTGGACGCCTGCGATCCGCCGGTGCGGATGATGTTCGTCAATGGCGGCAATCCAGTGAACCAGTCACCCAACTCGAACCTGGTCGCCAGGGCCTTCGACACGCTCGAATTCACCGTTGTCGTGGACGCCTTCCTGACCGACACGACTGACTATGCCGACGTCTTCCTGCCCACCACCACCTTCCTCGAGGAAGAGGACGTGCTGGTGTCGTGGGGCCACAACATCATCGGTGGGGTCAACGCAGCCATCCCGCCGGTGGGCGAGGCGCGCTCTGACCTGTGGATCTACCAGCAGCTTGCCGACCGGCTCGGCATCGGCGCGGGCATGGCGGGGACACCGCGCGAATGGCTGCGGCGCATCCTTGCCCCACTGGAGGCCCGCGGCGTCAGCGTGGACGAGGTGATGGAGCACCCCGTCCCTTGCCCCATTGCGCCGCAGGTGCCTTTCGCTGACCACGTCTTCCCGACATCTTCGGGCAAATTCGAGTTCATCGGCCGACTGGAGCACGAGCCGCGGGAACTCGAAGGCTTCCCGCTGGTGCTGGTAACCAATTTTGCCAAGACCTGGCTGCTCTCGCAGATGCTGGAGCGCGAGCACCCCGCGCGAGCCTTCGTGCGCATCGGGCTAGAGACAGCGCAGGAATTCGGCATCACGGACAAGCAGGAGGCGGTCATCCGTTCGCCGGTGGGCCAACTCGTAGTCGAGGTTCGCGTCGATCCCAAGGTCGGGCGCGGCATGGTGGTGATGCCGGTCGGCACGTGGATGAAGCGAGGGGGCGGAGCCAATGTCCTCACCGAGGACATCGTGAGCAATTTCGGCGAGATGGCGGCCTATGGCGAAACCCGAGTGATGCTGGAGCCGCTGCCCGGAGCACCCGCCGTATCCGACGCGACCCCAGCCATCGCGCGGGAACCGGCGGAGTAG
- the fdxA gene encoding ferredoxin FdxA, which yields MAYVVTEGCIRCKYMDCVSVCPVDCFYAGENMLVIHPDECIDCGVCEPECPAEAIRPDSDLGIGEWAALNARFAQAWPNITEKREPPADADEWKGRPGKAALLSPEPAQP from the coding sequence ATGGCCTATGTCGTCACCGAGGGCTGCATACGGTGCAAGTACATGGACTGCGTATCCGTGTGCCCAGTCGATTGTTTCTATGCCGGCGAGAACATGCTGGTGATCCATCCGGACGAATGCATCGACTGCGGCGTGTGCGAGCCCGAATGCCCCGCCGAGGCGATCCGGCCGGACAGCGACCTCGGCATCGGCGAATGGGCCGCCCTCAACGCCCGCTTCGCTCAAGCCTGGCCCAACATCACCGAGAAGCGCGAGCCCCCGGCGGATGCGGACGAATGGAAGGGCCGGCCAGGCAAAGCTGCCCTCCTATCCCCCGAACCGGCACAGCCCTGA
- a CDS encoding DUF4332 domain-containing protein, translated as MSYPIIDIEGIGPVYAEKLKAHGLNTTDALLEAAKSPKGRKELAAATGLEEVRILKWANMADLMRIKGIGEEYSELLEAAGVDTVKELKTRVPVNLLKAMTEVNEKKKLVRALPTLSMVEKWVAQAKELPAVLTY; from the coding sequence ATGTCCTATCCCATCATCGACATCGAGGGGATCGGCCCGGTCTACGCCGAGAAGCTGAAGGCGCACGGGCTCAACACGACCGACGCGCTGCTGGAGGCGGCGAAGTCGCCGAAGGGGCGCAAGGAGCTTGCCGCCGCGACCGGCCTCGAGGAGGTCCGCATCCTGAAATGGGCCAACATGGCCGACCTGATGCGCATCAAGGGAATCGGCGAGGAATATTCCGAGCTGCTGGAGGCCGCCGGCGTCGACACCGTCAAGGAGCTGAAGACCCGCGTTCCGGTAAACCTGCTCAAGGCGATGACCGAGGTGAACGAGAAGAAGAAGCTGGTGCGCGCGCTTCCCACCCTGAGCATGGTGGAAAAGTGGGTGGCCCAGGCGAAGGAACTGCCCGCGGTTCTCACCTATTAG
- a CDS encoding ferredoxin--NADP reductase → MSSNFFEEQVLSVRHWTDRLFSFATTRDPGFRFRTGEFTMIGLKVDGRPLLRAYSVVSPSWGETLEFFSIKVPNGPLTSRLQHIKVGDPITVGRKATGTLVLDNLLPGRNLYLLGTGTGLAPFLSVIRDPETYARFNKVVLVHGCRHVADLAYEELICEELPAHEFLGAEIAEKLVYYPTVTREPFRNEGRVSTLLESGKLAADVGLKPVDPAIDRVMICGSPAMMTDIKTLLVARGFEEGSGASPGHFVVEKAFAER, encoded by the coding sequence ATGAGCAGCAACTTCTTTGAGGAGCAGGTCCTCAGCGTCCGCCACTGGACCGACCGTCTCTTCTCCTTCGCCACCACACGTGATCCCGGGTTCCGCTTCCGCACCGGCGAGTTCACCATGATCGGCCTCAAGGTCGACGGCCGGCCGCTGCTGCGCGCCTATTCCGTGGTGAGCCCAAGCTGGGGCGAGACGCTGGAATTCTTCTCCATCAAGGTACCCAACGGCCCGCTGACCTCCCGTCTCCAGCACATCAAGGTGGGCGACCCCATCACCGTGGGACGCAAGGCCACCGGCACGTTGGTGCTCGACAATCTCCTGCCCGGCCGCAACCTCTATCTTCTCGGCACCGGCACTGGCCTTGCGCCCTTCCTGTCGGTGATCCGCGATCCGGAGACCTACGCGCGCTTCAACAAGGTGGTGCTGGTCCACGGCTGCCGCCATGTGGCGGACCTCGCCTATGAGGAGCTCATCTGTGAGGAACTGCCGGCCCACGAATTCCTCGGCGCGGAAATCGCGGAGAAGCTCGTCTACTACCCGACCGTGACCCGCGAGCCGTTCCGCAACGAGGGTCGCGTCTCCACCCTGCTGGAGAGCGGGAAGCTGGCCGCCGACGTGGGCCTCAAGCCGGTCGATCCGGCGATCGACCGGGTGATGATCTGCGGCTCGCCAGCCATGATGACGGACATCAAGACCCTGTTGGTGGCTCGGGGCTTTGAAGAAGGCTCTGGCGCGAGCCCCGGACATTTCGTCGTAGAGAAGGCGTTCGCCGAGCGATAG